The Anastrepha ludens isolate Willacy chromosome 2, idAnaLude1.1, whole genome shotgun sequence genome contains a region encoding:
- the LOC128860939 gene encoding uncharacterized protein LOC128860939 yields the protein MPTDGHKIIIKADKTPIGEHARRFNVATIDEVAIVVVGEQFRSRDIVLYRRNEQLQRISELHRCYDALQYPILFWRGRPLSYQHTNDKSNNWSKINENRQCDEFLFVSIDDSPSRKQFYFAMQSTFASIYRRYVRQN from the exons atgcccaccgatggccacaaaatcataataaaagccgataaaacaccaattggggagcacgccagacgattcaatgtagcaacgattgatgaagtagccattgttgtggttggtgaacagtttcggtcacgagatattgttttgtatcgtagaaatgagcaattacaacgtatttcagaactccatcgctgttatgatgcattgcaataccccattttgttttggagaggtCGTCCCCTATCATACCAACATACCAATgataaatccaacaactg gtcaaaaatcaacgaaaaccgtcagtgcgatgaatttttattcgtatcgattgatgattcgccctcaagaaaacaattttattttgcgatgcaatcaactttcgcatcAATATATCGTCGATATGTACGCCAAAATTGA